A segment of the Bdellovibrio bacteriovorus genome:
CCTGGCGCTGATTCTGGCTGCGACGGCTTTTGCCTTCTTTGAAAAAGCCCCGCGCGCCTCTGCAGCGGTGGTTTATTTTCTGATGATGAATCTGGATAACAAGGCCTATGTGACTTTGGATGGCGGTAACAATCTGATGCATTTGGTGACCTTCTATCTGATCTTCATCAATACAAAAGAAACACAATCCGCATTTTCAATCACCCTGACGAACCTTGCTGCGCTGATGATCAAAATCCAGGTTACCTTGGTTTATGCAACTGCAGGTCTTTTAAAGGTCATGGGACCTCTGTGGAATAAAGGCGTCGCTCTTTATTACACCATGGGCGTCAGCGAATATGGCAATCATGAGATTTTTAAAACTCTTGCCAACTATCCGCTGCTGCTGGCGGCGATGACGTTGGGAACTGTTCTGTTTCAAATCTCGCTGCCTTATCTGATCTGGCAGCGCAACTGGAGACCTTACATCGTACTGATGGGAACGGCCTTGCATCTTTCGATCTCTTTGGTGATGGGTCTGTTCATGTTCGGATTCGCCATGTGTGTAAGCTACTTCTTCTTCTATGAAGACGGAGAAAAAGGATTGTTTGGATCCTTGCTGAAAAGGGTGCGGGTATGAAAATCAAAAAAGTGCTGAGCCATACTTTCACCGTGCTGATCTATTCCTGGGTGGGCCTGCAGTTCTTTTCGTGCAGCCCCGACATCCAGAAAGTGAAGGAAAACGAATTAGCCACCCGCCTGCAGAACACTTGGCAGGAGCTAAAGAAAGACAATCTGATTCACGGAAGCATTCTGATCCAAAAAGGCTCCGAAGTTCTGTTTGCCGACGGCGACCTGAATAAGGTCTATCCCATCGCCAGCATCTCGAAGTCCTTTGTGGGTTTGATTTACTTTCACAAATCGCAGCAGGGTTTAAAACTCGACACCCCGGTCTGCCACTGGCTGAAAAACTTCTGCACCGGAGACTTGCGGAAGATCACTCTGCAACAGCTATTGGATCATAAGTCCGGCTTTGGCCGGGATCTGAGCCTCGTAAGCTTTTTAAAACGCTCCATGAGTGCTGACTGGAACTTGCAGGATATCGACACACTGGTTCTGGAAGACAAGGACCTGAAATCAGCACCCGGGAAAGAATTCGGATATTCCAACTTTGGATATCT
Coding sequences within it:
- a CDS encoding HTTM domain-containing protein — protein: MELIQQLKEFYLKLHLEVKSLQALRFARRLVYAWAFINYAILATKAAYFYSSSAYIPAKDFDSLNLLEKSLNLLHWGPFADAYPMFLALILAATAFAFFEKAPRASAAVVYFLMMNLDNKAYVTLDGGNNLMHLVTFYLIFINTKETQSAFSITLTNLAALMIKIQVTLVYATAGLLKVMGPLWNKGVALYYTMGVSEYGNHEIFKTLANYPLLLAAMTLGTVLFQISLPYLIWQRNWRPYIVLMGTALHLSISLVMGLFMFGFAMCVSYFFFYEDGEKGLFGSLLKRVRV
- a CDS encoding serine hydrolase domain-containing protein, with protein sequence MKIKKVLSHTFTVLIYSWVGLQFFSCSPDIQKVKENELATRLQNTWQELKKDNLIHGSILIQKGSEVLFADGDLNKVYPIASISKSFVGLIYFHKSQQGLKLDTPVCHWLKNFCTGDLRKITLQQLLDHKSGFGRDLSLVSFLKRSMSADWNLQDIDTLVLEDKDLKSAPGKEFGYSNFGYLVLSRVLEIIEQKNFPQILQEHAPASTTAAIQKGDKLPAYALVPGSSIQWELNKESTLYKSAGAGGIKSSALDLMQWLGQQRQTLPKLNKDKHYSLGWVRSEKQSYQAYWHNGATPGFYSLVAVIPESDLKIVILTDNYKFIKHWSDRAEAFEQYLY